The following are from one region of the Paenibacillus sabinae T27 genome:
- a CDS encoding nucleotidyltransferase family protein: MIETQELRDRLTGIFEESGWLGELFERAGSLAPHHPYYIGAGCLVQTVWNELTGRPPLYGISDIDIVYFDSTDLSYEAENKVVERGKRLFAKLPFPVDIKNQARVHLWYPERFGVGLTPYVSLEAAIDSWPTTATSLGVRKEADGIWRIYAPFGLEDLFRLIVRPNKTLVTESTYYAKAEKWRSRWPELTVLPWRT; the protein is encoded by the coding sequence ATGATCGAAACGCAGGAGCTTCGGGACCGGCTGACCGGCATTTTTGAAGAGAGCGGTTGGTTGGGGGAGTTGTTCGAACGGGCGGGAAGCCTTGCTCCGCATCATCCGTACTATATCGGAGCGGGGTGCCTGGTGCAGACGGTCTGGAACGAGCTTACGGGCAGACCGCCGCTGTACGGAATCTCGGATATTGATATCGTCTATTTTGATAGCACGGACCTAAGCTATGAAGCGGAGAACAAGGTGGTAGAGCGGGGGAAACGTCTTTTCGCTAAGCTTCCTTTTCCTGTCGATATCAAGAATCAGGCCCGCGTTCACCTGTGGTATCCCGAAAGGTTCGGCGTTGGCCTTACGCCTTACGTTTCTCTTGAGGCGGCGATCGATAGCTGGCCTACGACGGCCACTTCGCTAGGCGTTCGTAAGGAGGCGGACGGTATCTGGCGGATTTACGCGCCTTTCGGCCTGGAGGACTTGTTCCGGCTGATTGTAAGGCCAAACAAGACTCTGGTGACGGAAAGCACGTATTACGCCAAGGCGGAGAAGTGGAGGAGCAGGTGGCCCGAGCTCACCGTTCTTCCGTGGCGGACCTAG
- a CDS encoding GNAT family N-acetyltransferase, whose translation MSGSVRLAEYEDKFKESLLAFFLPKEQEEFTGMPADTLEPALRDVNRHPTVILDGDTAVGFFVLHGWDGIADVYRGGSRAMLFRAFLIDYASQGKGYATAALRLLPSFVSTVYPGTDEVVLSVNEENSSALRLYMTAGFQDNGLRRMGPKGPQKILQYPLVGADNVVHARRSHGEE comes from the coding sequence ATGAGCGGTTCGGTTCGACTGGCCGAGTATGAAGATAAATTCAAGGAAAGCCTGCTTGCGTTCTTCCTTCCGAAGGAGCAGGAGGAGTTCACGGGAATGCCCGCTGATACGCTGGAACCCGCCCTGCGGGACGTTAACCGGCATCCAACAGTTATTCTGGACGGAGATACGGCCGTGGGATTCTTTGTGCTGCATGGCTGGGACGGAATTGCCGATGTTTACAGGGGCGGTTCCCGGGCGATGCTGTTTCGCGCATTCCTCATTGATTACGCCAGCCAGGGGAAAGGCTACGCGACGGCGGCGCTCAGACTGCTGCCTTCGTTCGTCAGCACCGTGTACCCTGGTACGGATGAAGTCGTGCTGAGCGTAAATGAAGAGAATAGCTCGGCGCTTCGGCTTTACATGACAGCGGGTTTTCAGGACAACGGTCTGCGGCGGATGGGCCCCAAAGGGCCGCAAAAAATATTGCAATACCCGTTGGTAGGCGCAGATAACGTTGTCCATGCCCGCAGATCTCACGGGGAGGAATAG